In Primulina huaijiensis isolate GDHJ02 chromosome 6, ASM1229523v2, whole genome shotgun sequence, a single window of DNA contains:
- the LOC140978256 gene encoding uncharacterized protein — protein sequence MWHRSASFILDKRHQNDTVTNPDSRPLSSASTVMAADNPNPQLSLYYQTRAAHHGVVTSDWLAQAQSAVGHHPDDDFSDNYTSGGEEDKKLSVVDEFNNWRKQPDLAEAVAAIRALSSVIRSSQATTMMELEIELKRASDSLKSWDTTSISLTAGCDLFMRYVTRTSALEYEDFGSAKSRLIERAEKFGEISYKARKIIAMLSQDFIFDGCTILVHGFSRVVLEVLRTAAQNKKLFRVFCTEGRPDRTGLRLSNELTKLNVPVKLLIDSAVAYSMDEVDMVFVGADGVVESGGIINMMGTYQIALVAKSMNKPVYVAAESYKFARMYPLDQKDMVPALRPIDFGVPIPSKVEVETSARDYTPPQYLTLLFTDLGVLTPSVVSDELIQLYL from the exons GTCAGCTTCCTTCATTCTCGACAAACGGCACCAGAACGACACCGTCACTAACCCTGACAGCAGGCCCCTTTCCTCCGCTTCCACCGTCATGGCCGCCGATAATCCTAACCCTCAACTCTCGCTTTACTACCAAACACGTGCGGCGCACCATGGGGTTGTCACTAGTGATTGGCTGGCTCAAGCGCAATCCGCCGTTGGCCACCACCCCGATGATGACTTTTCTGATAATTATACGTCCGGAGGGGAGGAAGATAAGAAGCTCAGCGTGGTGGACGAGTTTAATAACTGGCGAAAACAGCCGGATTTGGCTGAGGCCGTGGCGGCGATTAGGGCTTTGTCATCGGTTATACGATCGAGTCAAGCTACCACTATGATGGAACTTGAGATCGAACTCAAAAGAGCGTCTGATTCgcttaaa TCATGGGACACAACTTCCATCTCTTTAACAGCTGGATGTGATCTGTTCATGCGATATGTGACAAGAACTTCAGCCTTAGAGTACGAGGACTTTGGTTCAGCAAAGTCTAGACTGATTGAACGCGCTGAGAAGTTTGGGGAGATATCATACAAG GCACGGAAGATCATTGCAATGCTTAGCCAAGATTTTATTTTCGATGGCTGTACCATTCTGGTGCATGGCTTCTCTCGAGTAGTGCTTGAAGTTTTGAGAACAGCTGCTCAGAACAAGAAGCTCTTTCGAGTTTTTTGCACAG AAGGGAGACCAGATCGAACTGGATTACGATTATCCAATGAGCTCACCAAGCTTAATGTGCCTGTCAAGCTCTTAATCGACTCTGCTGTGGCATATAGCATGGATGAAGTAGACATGGTGTTTGTTGGTGCTGACGGAGTAGTTGAAAGTGGAGGTATAATAAATATGATGGGTACCTACCAAATTGCATTGGTTGCTAAGAGCATGAATAAACCAGTATATGTCGCTGCCGAAAGTTACAAG TTTGCTCGCATGTATCCACTTGACCAAAAAGACATGGTGCCTGCCCTACGTCCCATTGATTTTGGGGTACCAATCCCATCAAAGGTTGAGGTTGAAACGTCTGCCAGAGATTATACCCCACCACAGTATCTTACCCTACTTTTTACGGATTTAGGTGTTCTAACCCCGTCTGTGGTTAGTGATGAACTCATCCAGCTTTATCTATGA
- the LOC140978258 gene encoding uncharacterized protein isoform X2 — protein MADWVEKSNDFYAVLGLKKDCTTPELRNAYKKLALKWHPDRCFASGSAKHLEDAKKKFQAIQQAYSVLSNGDKRYLYDLGVYDCEDDDDENENGNESLEQLQELFYKIFDSDINSFGSSSSSSSSCSAAPPTCLSSRNPSYSETHCKRNFSTISGNSKAKAATYEGFSEEVVSGERMAGRVADNRRNGRKQKIMPGQDVSSTISA, from the exons ATGGCTGACTGGGTGGAGAAAAGCAACGATTTTTACGCGGTTTTGGGGTTGAAGAAGGATTGTACGACACCAGAGCTTAGGAATGCGTACAAGAAGCTTGCACTG AAATGGCACCCGGATCGCTGCTTCGCCTCGGGCAGTGCAAAGCATTTGGAAGATGCGAAGAAGAAATTTCAGGCCATTCAGCAAGCCTATTCTG TGCTCTCAAACGGCGATAAAAGGTATTTGTATGACTTGGGAGTCTATGACTGCGAAGACGATGATGACGAAAAC GAAAATGGGAATGAAAGTTTAGAACAACTGCAAGAACTCTTCTACAAAATTTTTGACAGCGACATCAATTCCTTtggttcttcttcttcatcatcgtCTTCTTGTTCTGCTGCCCCTCCTACATGTTTGTCATCGCGCAACCCTTCTTACAGCGAGACCCATTGTAAAAGAAACTTCTCTACGATATCGGGCAATTCAAAAGCTAAAGCCGCTACGTACGAAGGATTCAGTGAAGAG GTTGTGTCAGGGGAGAGAATGGCAGGAAGGGTCGCAGATAACAGGAGGAATGGAAGAAAACAAAAGATTATGCCTGGCCAAGATGTCTCCTCCACTATATCTGCCTAG
- the LOC140978258 gene encoding uncharacterized protein isoform X1, which yields MADWVEKSNDFYAVLGLKKDCTTPELRNAYKKLALKWHPDRCFASGSAKHLEDAKKKFQAIQQAYSVLSNGDKRYLYDLGVYDCEDDDDENGVGDFLNEMVSMMSQSNENGNESLEQLQELFYKIFDSDINSFGSSSSSSSSCSAAPPTCLSSRNPSYSETHCKRNFSTISGNSKAKAATYEGFSEEVVSGERMAGRVADNRRNGRKQKIMPGQDVSSTISA from the exons ATGGCTGACTGGGTGGAGAAAAGCAACGATTTTTACGCGGTTTTGGGGTTGAAGAAGGATTGTACGACACCAGAGCTTAGGAATGCGTACAAGAAGCTTGCACTG AAATGGCACCCGGATCGCTGCTTCGCCTCGGGCAGTGCAAAGCATTTGGAAGATGCGAAGAAGAAATTTCAGGCCATTCAGCAAGCCTATTCTG TGCTCTCAAACGGCGATAAAAGGTATTTGTATGACTTGGGAGTCTATGACTGCGAAGACGATGATGACGAAAAC GGTGTGGGTGATTTCTTGAATGAAATGGTATCAATGATGAGCCAATCCAAT GAAAATGGGAATGAAAGTTTAGAACAACTGCAAGAACTCTTCTACAAAATTTTTGACAGCGACATCAATTCCTTtggttcttcttcttcatcatcgtCTTCTTGTTCTGCTGCCCCTCCTACATGTTTGTCATCGCGCAACCCTTCTTACAGCGAGACCCATTGTAAAAGAAACTTCTCTACGATATCGGGCAATTCAAAAGCTAAAGCCGCTACGTACGAAGGATTCAGTGAAGAG GTTGTGTCAGGGGAGAGAATGGCAGGAAGGGTCGCAGATAACAGGAGGAATGGAAGAAAACAAAAGATTATGCCTGGCCAAGATGTCTCCTCCACTATATCTGCCTAG
- the LOC140978259 gene encoding uncharacterized protein, with translation MTKKRQASGDERWMCRSLCCGGTNTRNDVAQIQEMMAEKINTCYAIFPSQCVHILKLKQVKRICKFVNQAAHFVHHVSYKKAGSIAEQAISSIRTVISVVAEDALAEEYANFLERLVPLGTKIGFAKGAGIGIIYLVTYATLALAFLYGSILVERSNSLVVLPLHVSWV, from the exons ATGACAAAAAAACGACAGGCATCAGGTGATGAGAGATGGATGTGCAGAAG CCTTTGTTGTGGCGGCACAAATACAAGAAATGATGTGGCACAAATACAAGAAATGATGGCGGAGAAGATCAACACATGTTATGCTATATTCCCTTCTCAGTGTGTCCATATTCTCAAGTTGAAACAAGTCAAACGTATATGTAAATTTGTAAATCAGGCGGCACATTTTGTTCATCAT GTGTCTTACAAGAAAGCTGGAAGTATAGCAGAACAAGCCATAAGTTCTATCAGAACTGTGATTTCTGTTGTAGCAGAGGATGCTTTGGCAGAAGAATATGCCAATTTTCTAGAGAGATTGGTGCCACTGGGAACAAAGATTGGTTTCGCAAAAGGTGCAGGGATTGGGATTATCTATCTTGTTACTTATGCGACATTGGCTTTGGCATTCTTGTACGGCTCCATTTTGGTTGAAAGGAGCAACTCTCTGGTGGTGCTGCCATTGCATGTTTCTTGGGTGTAA
- the LOC140978260 gene encoding oligouridylate-binding protein 1B-like isoform X2, with product MLEIYTHRSLSPLFKKFLLVLVLWKVVSLLEKIRSAALAIINLNGRHLFGQPIKVNWAYASGQREDTSGHYNIFVGDLSPEVTDAMLFACFSVYPSCSDARVMWDQKTGRSRGFGFVSFRNQLEAQSAINDLTGKWLGSRQIRCNWATKGAGTSDDKQNSDAKSVVELTNGSSEDVKEVASGEAPENNPQYTTVYVGNLAPEVTQVDLHRHFHALGAGSIEEVRVQRDKGFGFVRYSTHAEAAMAISIGNTQSFLCGKQIKCSWGNKPTPTGTSSNPLPPPAPALLPGLSAADLLAYERQLAMSKMGSIHTLMHPQGQHPLKQASMGMGAGASQAIYDGGFGNVAAAQQLMYYQ from the exons ATGTTGGAAATATACACACACAGGTCACTGAGCCCCTTATTCAAGAAGTTTTTGCTAGTACTGGTCCTGTGGAAGGTTGTAAGCTTATTAGAAAAGATAAG ATCTGCTGCACTTGCAATAATTAACCTCAACGGAAGGCATCT TTTTGGGCAGCCTATCAAAGTTAACTGGGCTTATGCTAGTGGCCAGAGGGAGGACACATCAG GCCATTACAACATTTTTGTTGGTGATCTTAGCCCAGAGGTTACTGATGCCATGTTGTTCGCATGCTTTTCCGTTTACCCAAGTTGCTC TGATGCAAGGGTTATGTGGGATCAAAAAACAGGGCGTTCCAGGGGATTTGGATTTGTGTCTTTCCGCAACCAGCTG GAGGCCCAAAGTGCAATTAATGATTTAACTG GAAAATGGCTTGGCAGTAGGCAGATACGTTGCAACTGGGCTACGAAAGGTGCTGGTACCAGTGATGACAAGCAGAATTCTGATGCAAAAAGTGTCGTGGAGTTGACAAATGGCTCCTCAG AAGATGTCAAAGAGGTTGCTAGTGGTGAGGCTCCTGAGAATAATCCTCAATACACAACTGTTTACGTTGGTAATCTGGCTCCAGAG GTGACCCAGGTTGACCTTCATCGCCATTTCCATGCACTTGGTGCTGGATCAATTGAGGAAGTCCGAGTTCAGCGTGATAAGGGATTTGGTTTCGTGAGGTATAGCACCCATGCGGAGGCCGCAATGGCTATTTCAATTGGAAATACTCAGTCATTTCTCTGTGGGAAGCAAATTAAG TGCTCGTGGGGTAACAAACCAACTCCAACTGGAACAAGCTCAAACCCGCTCCCACCACCTGCCCCTGCACTCCTACCTGGCCTTTCTGCGGCAGATCTTCTAGCTTACGAACGACAACTCGCTATGAGCAAGATGGGCAGCATTCACACCCTCATGCACCCTCAAGGTCAACACCCTCTGAAACAAGCATCAATGGGTATGGGTGCTGGTGCGAGCCAAGCCATTTATGATGGGGGCTTTGGGAATGTGGCTGCTGCACAGCAGCTCATGTACTACCAGTAA
- the LOC140978260 gene encoding oligouridylate-binding protein 1C-like isoform X1, with product MQNQRLKQQQQQALMQQALLQQQSLYHPGLLAAPQIEPIPSGNLPPGFDPSSCRSVYVGNIHTQVTEPLIQEVFASTGPVEGCKLIRKDKSSYGFIHYFDRRSAALAIINLNGRHLFGQPIKVNWAYASGQREDTSGHYNIFVGDLSPEVTDAMLFACFSVYPSCSDARVMWDQKTGRSRGFGFVSFRNQLEAQSAINDLTGKWLGSRQIRCNWATKGAGTSDDKQNSDAKSVVELTNGSSEDVKEVASGEAPENNPQYTTVYVGNLAPEVTQVDLHRHFHALGAGSIEEVRVQRDKGFGFVRYSTHAEAAMAISIGNTQSFLCGKQIKCSWGNKPTPTGTSSNPLPPPAPALLPGLSAADLLAYERQLAMSKMGSIHTLMHPQGQHPLKQASMGMGAGASQAIYDGGFGNVAAAQQLMYYQ from the exons ATGCAGAATCAAAGGCTGAAGCAGCAACAGCAACAGGCTTTGATGCAGCAAGCTCTCCTCCAACAGCAGTCTCTGTATCACCCTGGTCTCTTAGCTGCTCCGCAG ATTGAACCAATCCCAAGTGGAAATTTACCTCCTGGGTTCGATCCAAGTTCTTGCCGCAGTGT GTATGTTGGAAATATACACACACAGGTCACTGAGCCCCTTATTCAAGAAGTTTTTGCTAGTACTGGTCCTGTGGAAGGTTGTAAGCTTATTAGAAAAGATAAG TCATCCTATGGATTTATTCATTACTTTGATCGTAGATCTGCTGCACTTGCAATAATTAACCTCAACGGAAGGCATCT TTTTGGGCAGCCTATCAAAGTTAACTGGGCTTATGCTAGTGGCCAGAGGGAGGACACATCAG GCCATTACAACATTTTTGTTGGTGATCTTAGCCCAGAGGTTACTGATGCCATGTTGTTCGCATGCTTTTCCGTTTACCCAAGTTGCTC TGATGCAAGGGTTATGTGGGATCAAAAAACAGGGCGTTCCAGGGGATTTGGATTTGTGTCTTTCCGCAACCAGCTG GAGGCCCAAAGTGCAATTAATGATTTAACTG GAAAATGGCTTGGCAGTAGGCAGATACGTTGCAACTGGGCTACGAAAGGTGCTGGTACCAGTGATGACAAGCAGAATTCTGATGCAAAAAGTGTCGTGGAGTTGACAAATGGCTCCTCAG AAGATGTCAAAGAGGTTGCTAGTGGTGAGGCTCCTGAGAATAATCCTCAATACACAACTGTTTACGTTGGTAATCTGGCTCCAGAG GTGACCCAGGTTGACCTTCATCGCCATTTCCATGCACTTGGTGCTGGATCAATTGAGGAAGTCCGAGTTCAGCGTGATAAGGGATTTGGTTTCGTGAGGTATAGCACCCATGCGGAGGCCGCAATGGCTATTTCAATTGGAAATACTCAGTCATTTCTCTGTGGGAAGCAAATTAAG TGCTCGTGGGGTAACAAACCAACTCCAACTGGAACAAGCTCAAACCCGCTCCCACCACCTGCCCCTGCACTCCTACCTGGCCTTTCTGCGGCAGATCTTCTAGCTTACGAACGACAACTCGCTATGAGCAAGATGGGCAGCATTCACACCCTCATGCACCCTCAAGGTCAACACCCTCTGAAACAAGCATCAATGGGTATGGGTGCTGGTGCGAGCCAAGCCATTTATGATGGGGGCTTTGGGAATGTGGCTGCTGCACAGCAGCTCATGTACTACCAGTAA
- the LOC140978261 gene encoding jasmonate ZIM domain-containing protein 1-like isoform X1 encodes MSGLQQFSDGRRPGKEPERSSFMRTCNLLSRYIKKKGSLRDFNLEIDGKIERLESIMKSGSVHDASASSTVNLLTQMDKPARPSMDSFPRPARPESSVNFLEDTSKRDIKSKDATKIESMTAQLTIFYAGRVLVFDGCPADKAKDLVKFASKDSPPISDSFVYNILHQNPSPSAVAATAPSSRDGLTPVPSFQTARCISSNVVCHQKAGGISSNTSKDIANNGSGDVVFSYGTEASISPQPEVNGSDLPIARRSSVHRFLEKRKERAAARGPYQIQEHAPSTSSSTGDEHLDLKL; translated from the exons ATGTCGGGATTACAGCAGTTCTCAGACGGCCGGAGGCCCGGGAAGGAGCCGGAAAGGTCGAGTTTTATGCGTACTTGCAATCTTTTGAGTCGGTATATTAAGAAGAAAGGTAGTCTCAGAGATTTCAACCTTGAGATTGATGGGAAAATTGAAAGGCTCGAATCTATAA TGAAATCCGGATCCGTTCATGATGCTTCAGCTTCTTCAACTGTTAATTTACTTACCCAGATGGATAAACCAGCGCGACCTTCCATGGATTCGTTCCCTCGTCCCGCCAGGCCTGAATCCTCCGTCAATTTCCTCGAAGATACATCAAAGAGAGACATCAAAAG CAAAGATGCAACAAAGATTGAATCCATGACTGCCCAGCTGACCATATTTTACGCTGGTCGGGTCCTAGTATTTGATGGTTGTCCAGCAGACAAGGCTAAAGATCTTGTAAAATTTGCTAGCAAAGACAGCCCCCCCATCTCCGATAGCTTTGTGTATAACATCTTGCATCAAAACCCAAGCCCCAGCGCAGTAGCGGCTACAGCACCTAGCTCACGAGATGGACTTACACCTGTACCCAGTTTTCAAACCGCTCGCTGTATATCTTCGAATGTTGTTTGCCACCAAAAAGCTGGTGGCATCTCGTCGAACACCTCTAAGGACATAGCGAACAACGGGAGTGGCGACGTGGTGTTTAGCTATGGGACCGAAGCTAGCATTTCACCGCAGCCTGAAGTTAATGGATCTG ATTTGCCTATTGCTAGGAGGTCTTCAGTTCATCGGTTCCTTGAGAAGAGGAAAGAAAG AGCTGCTGCAAGAGGGCCATACCAAATTCAAGAACATGCACCCTCTACTTCTTCCTCCACAGGAGATGAACACCTGGACCTCAAATTATAG
- the LOC140978261 gene encoding protein TIFY 10b-like isoform X2, producing MSGLQQFSDGRRPGKEPERSSFMRTCNLLSRYIKKKGSLRDFNLEIDGKIERLESIMKSGSVHDASASSTVNLLTQMDKPARPSMDSFPRPARPESSVNFLEDTSKRDIKSKDATKIESMTAQLTIFYAGRVLVFDGCPADKAKDLVKFASKDSPPISDSFVYNILHQNPSPSAVAATAPSSRDGLTPVPSFQTARCISSNVVCHQKAGGISSNTSKDIANNGSGDVVFSYGTEASISPQPEVNGSDLPIARRSSVHRFLEKRKERACQSTSQRDQLLLTRF from the exons ATGTCGGGATTACAGCAGTTCTCAGACGGCCGGAGGCCCGGGAAGGAGCCGGAAAGGTCGAGTTTTATGCGTACTTGCAATCTTTTGAGTCGGTATATTAAGAAGAAAGGTAGTCTCAGAGATTTCAACCTTGAGATTGATGGGAAAATTGAAAGGCTCGAATCTATAA TGAAATCCGGATCCGTTCATGATGCTTCAGCTTCTTCAACTGTTAATTTACTTACCCAGATGGATAAACCAGCGCGACCTTCCATGGATTCGTTCCCTCGTCCCGCCAGGCCTGAATCCTCCGTCAATTTCCTCGAAGATACATCAAAGAGAGACATCAAAAG CAAAGATGCAACAAAGATTGAATCCATGACTGCCCAGCTGACCATATTTTACGCTGGTCGGGTCCTAGTATTTGATGGTTGTCCAGCAGACAAGGCTAAAGATCTTGTAAAATTTGCTAGCAAAGACAGCCCCCCCATCTCCGATAGCTTTGTGTATAACATCTTGCATCAAAACCCAAGCCCCAGCGCAGTAGCGGCTACAGCACCTAGCTCACGAGATGGACTTACACCTGTACCCAGTTTTCAAACCGCTCGCTGTATATCTTCGAATGTTGTTTGCCACCAAAAAGCTGGTGGCATCTCGTCGAACACCTCTAAGGACATAGCGAACAACGGGAGTGGCGACGTGGTGTTTAGCTATGGGACCGAAGCTAGCATTTCACCGCAGCCTGAAGTTAATGGATCTG ATTTGCCTATTGCTAGGAGGTCTTCAGTTCATCGGTTCCTTGAGAAGAGGAAAGAAAG AGCATGTCAATCAACATCTCAAAGAGATCAGTTACTTCTAACAAGGTTTTGA
- the LOC140978777 gene encoding pollen receptor-like kinase 3 — MAIVNIHGGFIFFYIFLTILPLISSDSDYEALLKLKRSLTFTALLDSWKPGTEPCEIWAGVVCENGVVSGLRLGHMGLSGKIDVDALVSLSGLRSISFTSNSFSGPIPDFRKMGALKGLYLSGNKFSGEIPSDYFTAMTGLKKVWLSGNQFTGPIPYSLGMLSHLTELHLESNQFSGTIPPFEQTGLTSLDLSNNNLVGEIPSSLSRFDATSFKGNPSLCGDNIGRTCNPFMDSSKGPVENDISVNATTKKTALWVLVASILLLLLMVAGICVLRRRQEEDIDVLEKGNLDDLNYKKKSSVGKKDYNSSRKGFGSGHRAGSSRRGSGDLVMLNDEKGEFGLGDLMKAAAEVLGSGALGSSYKATMTNGLTVVVKRIKEVNKMGRGQFDAAMRDLGRLQHKNVLTPLAYHYRKDEKLLVYEYQPNGSLLFLLHGDRGISHAKLNWPVRLKIVKGIARGLEYIHTELSTLELPHGDLKSSNVILTTDYDPLLTEYGFCSFIGSAQAAQELTAYKSPEAILHYEVSPKCDVYSLGVIILEILTGKFPSQYLSNGKGGIDLVQWVKSAVSEGREVDLFDPDIANTVNVIGVMQQLVHIAVACAENNPEKRMDIREVVRRIEEVDVPDKGICHQGMKTLDVLPSLSDGFGDQTIVPHQSPAFEHYDTHGSDKRDVDVGDQSGRISFAFDAT; from the exons ATGGCCATTGTTAATATTCATGGCGGATTCATTTTCTTCTATATTTTTCTGACAATATTACCTTTAATAAGTTCAGATTCGGATTATGAAGCTCTGTTAAAGCTGAAACGATCTTTGACATTTACCGCGCTTCTCGATTCCTGGAAGCCCGGAACAGAGCCTTGCGAAATTTGGGCCGGTGTTGTATGTGAAAACGGTGTCGTTTCCGGGCTTCGTCTCGGGCATATGGGTCTGTCTGGGAAGATAGATGTGGATGCATTGGTATCGCTTTCAGGCCTGAGAAGCATTAGTTTTACGTCGAATTCTTTTTCCGGCCCGATCCCCGATTTCCGTAAGATGGGAGCTTTGAAAGGGCTGTATCTCTCAGGTAACAAGTTCTCGGGCGAAATTCCATCAGATTACTTCACAGCAATGACGGGCCTGAAAAAAGTTTGGCTTTCCGGGAACCAGTTTACGGGCCCAATCCCATATTCGTTGGGTATGTTATCCCATTTGACGGAATTGCATCTTGAAAGCAATCAGTTTTCCGGTACAATTCCTCCATTTGAACAGACCGGTCTGACCTCACTTGAcctttcaaataataatttagtaGGTGAAATCCCTTCGAGCCTGTCAAGATTCGATGCCACCTCATTCAAGGGGAATCCCTCGCTTTGTGGAGACAATATAGGCAGAACATGTAACCCATTCATGGATTCGTCAAAAGGGCCCGTAGAAAATGACATTTCTGTAAATGCCACCACTAAGAAGACAGCACTTTGGGTTCTAGTGGCTTCGATCCTCTTACTCTTGTTAATGGTGGCCGGGATATGTGTGCTCAGACGAAGGCAAGAGGAGGATATTGATGTATTGGAAAAGGGGAATCTTGATGATCtaaattacaagaaaaaatCAAGTGTTGGGAAGAAGGATTACAACTCGAGTCGGAAGGGGTTTGGGTCGGGCCATCGGGCTGGGTCCAGCCGCAGAGGTTCTGGAGATCTTGTTATGCTAAATGATGAGAAGGGTGAGTTTGGATTGGGTGATTTGATGAAGGCAGCAGCTGAAGTGCTTGGAAGTGGAGCTTTAGGTTCTTCATATAAGGCCACAATGACCAATGGGTTAACAGTAGTGGTGAAAAGGATAAAAGAGGTCAATAAAATGGGGAGAGGTCAATTTGATGCAGCAATGAGAGATCTTGGAAGATTACAACACAAGAATGTGTTGACACCATTGGCTTATCATTACCGAAAAGACGAAAAGCTGCTGGTCTATGAGTATCAACCAAATGGCAGTTTACTTTTCTTACTACATG GTGATCGTGGGATCTCTCATGCTAAGCTGAATTGGCCTGTTCGGTTAAAGATAGTTAAAGGGATTGCTAGAGGACTGGAGTACATTCATACAGAACTCTCCACACTCGAATTACCCCACGGTGACCTCAAATCAAGCAACGTCATTTTAACAACAGATTATGATCCGTTACTAACAGAATATGGGTTCTGTTCCTTTATCGGTAGTGCGCAAGCTGCCCAAGAACTGACGGCTTATAAGTCTCCAGAGGCGATATTACATTACGAAGTATCACCAAAATGTGATGTGTATAGTCTAGGAGTCATCATTCTTGAAATTCTTACGGGAAAGTTCCCTTCTCAGTATCTCAGCAATGGCAAAGGTGGGATAGATTTAGTCCAATGGGTAAAATCAGCTGTTTCTGAGGGCAGAGAGGTCGACTTATTCGATCCTGATATAGCAAATACCGTGAATGTTATAGGAGTTATGCAGCAACTTGTGCACATAGCTGTAGCTTGCGCGGAAAACAACCCGGAGAAGCGTATGGATATTAGAGAAGTGGTTAGGAGGATAGAGGAAGTGGACGTACCTGACAAGGGAATTTGTCATCAAGGCATGAAAACTTTGGACGTTTTGCCATCGTTGAGTGATGGATTTGGTGATCAAACCATTGTTCCGCATCAGTCTCCAGCATTTGAACACTACGACACTCATGGTTCGGATAAAAGGGATGTCGATGTTGGTGATCAGTCGGGTCGTATTAGTTTTGCTTTTGATGCTACCTGA